A single region of the Sulfurospirillum arsenophilum NBRC 109478 genome encodes:
- a CDS encoding MotA/TolQ/ExbB proton channel family protein, whose translation MKRIKVLKAYFIIWLFILYVVYTNAELLGIFFMATVIFSTAIVGLLAVGTLYQFVSGFDITMLGGTFGALAYKKTGYEFYIKSIDSLLPANIAHMLKMRKSQQKMLFTQEESRNIIEWLDLKFRKQKSYINFFINTAMLIGLLGTFVGLVEAIDNMGQIILGLNGDIDIKQIMQDFSGPLSGMAIGFGASLFGVVCAVILGINGYILFRSQDTLISGVEDWLKDRIIDIAPDVLGRSTASMATDLPEQRKSFMDIFLEQMNNFTSEISKLTKSNENFHAMAQTLTSMKTLMDAQHLTFQKIAGSQDTSIEKFDAFFEYAKKADETKGIQLHENKVLMQTQLEEHTQLLTQSANTLLALNNGIVNVNNKMELHHQTSEKIVALNEQQLIQEATIHQETLKTVDQLSSNVNNGVERVVRVLNQHENKLNNVIENLSTASQTLLEMYRQLDTSGQVLLRIASAQTNHFDETLKAYGVMQEQMKHLDATLNLEITTLEALSAQSAHEHTIVIEHQNRTHTVFETIASTVETTKQTLAAVLDVQEIFKAESKEAAHESLQAVVEVQRALVLNKESLESLLVIHENFHTRYFNAQYETKNTLQQISQSVVAENQISTELLKTSTLINQTQEMNAEQEKELLGALSAELARIEALSQSGMEQRKEFEEAYFKHSDEKQTYVVEELSQKMEQTQQHLEIMAQSLKNIEEVIARLDKHNTLHGGGVADEIKGFFSSLFHKNSQN comes from the coding sequence ATGAAACGTATTAAAGTCCTTAAAGCGTATTTTATTATCTGGCTCTTCATTCTCTATGTTGTGTACACCAACGCTGAACTGCTTGGCATTTTCTTCATGGCAACGGTGATTTTTAGTACCGCAATTGTTGGTCTCTTAGCCGTTGGAACACTCTATCAATTTGTCAGTGGCTTCGATATTACGATGCTAGGTGGAACTTTTGGTGCCCTTGCCTATAAAAAAACGGGGTATGAATTTTACATTAAAAGTATAGACTCACTTTTACCTGCAAACATCGCGCATATGCTCAAGATGCGTAAAAGTCAGCAAAAAATGCTCTTTACACAAGAAGAGTCACGCAATATTATCGAATGGCTTGACCTTAAATTTCGTAAACAAAAATCGTATATAAACTTTTTTATTAACACGGCGATGCTGATAGGCTTGCTTGGAACCTTCGTAGGTTTGGTTGAAGCCATCGATAATATGGGTCAGATCATTTTAGGACTCAATGGCGATATTGACATTAAGCAGATCATGCAAGATTTTTCTGGACCACTCTCTGGTATGGCGATTGGTTTTGGTGCGTCGTTGTTTGGTGTTGTCTGTGCGGTTATTTTGGGTATCAATGGTTATATCTTATTTCGCTCACAAGATACGCTGATTAGCGGCGTTGAGGATTGGCTCAAAGACAGGATTATCGATATTGCACCTGACGTGCTTGGTCGAAGCACAGCCTCTATGGCTACTGATCTTCCAGAGCAACGCAAAAGCTTTATGGATATTTTTCTTGAACAGATGAATAACTTTACGAGTGAAATTTCTAAACTGACCAAATCCAATGAGAATTTTCATGCTATGGCGCAGACATTAACGTCAATGAAAACACTTATGGATGCACAACATCTGACATTTCAGAAAATTGCAGGTTCTCAAGACACTTCAATAGAAAAATTTGATGCGTTCTTTGAATATGCTAAAAAAGCAGATGAAACAAAAGGCATACAACTCCATGAAAATAAAGTGCTTATGCAAACACAATTGGAAGAACATACACAGCTTCTTACACAAAGTGCCAATACCCTTTTAGCGCTCAATAATGGCATTGTCAATGTCAATAACAAAATGGAGCTTCACCATCAAACATCAGAAAAAATCGTAGCGCTTAATGAGCAACAACTCATTCAAGAAGCAACGATACACCAAGAGACGCTTAAAACCGTAGATCAGCTATCTTCAAATGTTAACAATGGCGTCGAACGTGTTGTTCGTGTCTTAAACCAACATGAAAATAAACTCAATAATGTGATAGAAAATTTAAGCACAGCTTCTCAGACGCTTTTAGAGATGTACCGACAATTAGACACGAGTGGTCAAGTGTTACTTAGGATTGCTTCTGCGCAAACAAACCATTTTGATGAAACACTCAAAGCGTATGGTGTGATGCAAGAGCAGATGAAACACTTAGATGCAACACTCAATCTCGAAATCACAACACTGGAAGCACTAAGTGCGCAAAGTGCACACGAGCACACCATTGTTATTGAACACCAAAACAGAACACACACGGTTTTTGAGACGATCGCTTCTACGGTAGAAACAACCAAACAGACATTAGCGGCTGTTTTAGATGTTCAAGAGATCTTTAAAGCCGAATCCAAAGAGGCAGCGCATGAATCACTGCAAGCCGTTGTGGAAGTTCAAAGAGCTTTAGTTCTCAATAAAGAGTCGTTAGAATCGCTTCTCGTGATACATGAAAATTTCCATACGCGTTATTTTAATGCACAGTATGAAACCAAAAATACCTTGCAACAGATCAGCCAGAGTGTTGTTGCTGAGAATCAAATTAGCACAGAACTTTTAAAAACATCAACGCTTATCAACCAAACGCAAGAGATGAACGCTGAGCAAGAGAAAGAACTTTTGGGTGCGTTAAGTGCTGAATTAGCACGTATAGAAGCGTTGAGTCAATCAGGTATGGAGCAGAGAAAAGAGTTTGAAGAGGCCTATTTTAAACACAGTGATGAGAAACAGACCTACGTGGTTGAAGAGCTCAGCCAGAAGATGGAACAGACACAGCAACATCTTGAAATCATGGCACAATCGTTGAAAAATATAGAGGAAGTGATTGCTCGTCTTGATAAACACAATACGCTTCATGGTGGTGGCGTTGCCGATGAGATCAAGGGCTTCTTTAGTTCGCTCTTTCATAAAAATTCACAGAATTAA
- a CDS encoding TolC family protein yields the protein MHFKFLNTFFTVILGCGLFLSSLCAVESEADSIAKLNAFLAQKDAEPINTNNATLKQAVITAVKSNYRIKQAQERIYQAEHSTKEAYADFLPKVDVSTTGTSKDSSGFDTQKYGQARGDLSASYNLYSSGMHSETVERTYITKKEQEERLRGTLEEEINKVIDAYFSVAYGRLAVEVNTSNYDKLLRILDIVKTKRELGAATAGDENSILASVSNAKTALINTESSFNNAKDYYEFLTSSKVEDLNPYEMSFETKLSTFDELFDDIKKRNTDLNILETQIQGKQKDVVINNATDGLKIDLSMTNSKRYKDDRLPTTSPSEGKNRDFIAELTFSYNLYDGGRTEAKAAKLMSEASALIYNLEYTKQDTKWNSQKLFNSVQTNSKTIDTLSTEIDASKKMAEAYWEKFRLSSQDLVTLLQAQRQVNSAELEKLRSEKARIVDYFSLLAKQGKLVEYFGF from the coding sequence GTGCACTTTAAGTTTTTGAATACTTTTTTTACCGTGATTTTAGGATGTGGTCTATTTTTATCTTCTCTGTGTGCAGTTGAAAGTGAAGCGGACAGTATCGCAAAACTCAATGCGTTTTTAGCACAAAAAGACGCTGAACCCATCAATACCAATAATGCCACACTCAAACAAGCCGTTATAACAGCGGTTAAATCAAATTATCGTATTAAACAAGCGCAAGAGCGTATCTATCAAGCAGAGCACTCAACGAAAGAAGCCTATGCCGACTTTTTACCAAAGGTAGATGTTTCCACAACCGGAACTTCAAAAGATAGCAGTGGTTTTGATACCCAAAAGTATGGACAAGCCAGAGGCGATCTTTCAGCTTCATACAATCTTTACTCTTCAGGTATGCACAGTGAAACTGTAGAGCGAACCTACATTACGAAGAAAGAGCAAGAAGAGCGATTACGTGGTACGTTAGAAGAAGAGATCAATAAAGTCATTGATGCTTATTTTAGTGTCGCGTACGGAAGGTTAGCGGTTGAAGTCAACACGAGCAACTACGATAAACTCTTAAGAATTCTCGATATTGTGAAAACGAAAAGAGAACTAGGTGCTGCAACTGCGGGAGATGAAAATTCTATTTTGGCGAGTGTTTCCAATGCCAAAACAGCACTCATTAACACCGAGTCTTCATTCAACAACGCGAAAGATTATTATGAGTTTTTAACCAGCTCAAAAGTGGAAGATCTCAACCCGTATGAGATGAGTTTTGAAACGAAACTTTCAACGTTTGATGAACTTTTTGATGATATCAAAAAACGCAATACGGATCTCAATATTTTAGAGACACAAATTCAAGGTAAACAAAAAGATGTGGTCATCAATAATGCAACCGATGGTCTCAAAATAGATTTGTCGATGACAAATTCGAAGCGCTATAAAGACGATAGACTTCCAACAACAAGTCCATCTGAAGGCAAAAATCGTGATTTTATTGCAGAGTTGACCTTTAGTTATAATCTCTACGATGGTGGTCGTACCGAAGCAAAAGCAGCAAAATTGATGAGTGAAGCTTCTGCTTTAATTTATAATCTTGAATATACCAAACAAGACACCAAATGGAATTCGCAAAAGCTTTTTAATTCCGTTCAAACCAATTCAAAAACAATTGATACATTGAGTACAGAGATTGATGCGAGTAAAAAAATGGCTGAGGCGTATTGGGAAAAGTTTAGGCTCTCTAGCCAAGATTTAGTCACACTGCTCCAAGCTCAAAGACAAGTGAATAGTGCTGAGCTCGAAAAACTTCGTAGTGAAAAAGCGCGTATTGTGGATTATTTTTCCTTGCTTGCTAAACAAGGTAAATTAGTCGAATACTTTGGTTTTTAA
- a CDS encoding tetratricopeptide repeat protein — MNTNTNAFIISGDIFLKDAELSSAIICYRKALAYPLEKHIAVKVLNNLGVAYKRQGSLDDAIAIFQKGIETDASYTAFYSNLFAVYRLQNRYQEALDILIKTVSLHHHLNDYRVLIEFLTFLKKPQEALNIANEVVNQFPKEYEAHLLLGNLLTTFKVYEKAIEPYRKAIALAPQRTQAYNNIGVVYKELGRNQEALVAYQKALELNPKDSAAYNNLGNLRRNMGDLKGALEHLKYSIELNPDYADAYSNVGAVYKEAKDYASAIPYYQKALSLNPKHTNANFDMALMELSFGNYEKGWKQYEHRLNMSELIAKTHSYKTPMWRGEPLQGKRLLLQNEQGFGDNIMFIRYAPLFELMGAKVIVRTRPELVNLFASVQGVEAVYNEEEAIPLHDYYLPLLSAAFYFKTTIETIPRIFPYLHVKQQPTEFSLHPKDLNVGLVWSSSRTNKDFANKYTGLSTYKPLLDIPHIAWYSLQVGEDALEIEKEGLENKIVDLSSSLIDFAATAKIIQSLDLVITMDTAVAHLCGALHKEAWILVPKPADWRWMQEGEKTPWYESLILFRQGLRDDWELPIKAIKTRLKSFAKKP; from the coding sequence ATGAATACTAACACAAACGCTTTCATTATTTCAGGCGATATTTTTTTAAAAGACGCAGAGCTTTCTTCTGCTATCATCTGTTATCGCAAAGCATTGGCATATCCGCTCGAAAAGCACATTGCCGTAAAAGTTCTCAATAATTTGGGCGTTGCTTACAAACGTCAAGGCTCTTTAGACGATGCCATTGCTATTTTTCAAAAAGGGATAGAAACCGACGCTTCCTATACGGCGTTTTACTCCAATTTATTTGCGGTCTATCGCTTGCAAAATCGGTACCAAGAGGCTTTAGATATTTTAATTAAAACCGTGAGTCTTCATCATCATCTTAATGATTATAGAGTGCTGATTGAATTTTTGACATTTCTCAAAAAACCTCAGGAGGCACTGAATATTGCCAATGAAGTTGTAAACCAATTTCCGAAAGAGTATGAAGCACATCTCTTGTTGGGGAATCTTTTAACCACGTTTAAAGTTTATGAAAAAGCTATTGAGCCTTATCGCAAGGCAATTGCCTTAGCACCCCAAAGAACACAAGCGTATAACAATATAGGGGTCGTGTATAAGGAACTTGGAAGGAACCAAGAGGCCTTAGTGGCGTATCAAAAAGCATTGGAACTAAATCCTAAAGATTCTGCTGCTTACAATAATTTGGGCAATTTACGCCGTAATATGGGCGATTTAAAAGGGGCACTTGAGCATTTAAAATACTCCATTGAGCTTAATCCTGATTATGCAGATGCGTATAGCAATGTTGGGGCTGTGTACAAAGAAGCGAAGGATTATGCGTCTGCCATTCCTTATTACCAAAAAGCGTTAAGTCTTAATCCTAAACACACCAATGCCAACTTTGATATGGCACTCATGGAACTTTCGTTTGGAAACTATGAAAAGGGGTGGAAGCAGTATGAGCATAGGCTCAACATGAGTGAATTGATTGCTAAAACCCATTCGTATAAAACGCCAATGTGGAGAGGTGAACCCCTTCAAGGAAAGAGATTACTTTTACAAAATGAGCAAGGCTTTGGGGATAATATTATGTTTATTCGCTATGCCCCTCTTTTTGAGCTCATGGGAGCGAAAGTTATAGTTCGAACACGACCTGAACTTGTCAATCTTTTTGCTTCTGTTCAAGGAGTTGAGGCTGTTTACAACGAAGAAGAAGCGATTCCTTTACATGATTATTATTTACCATTACTCTCAGCAGCTTTTTATTTTAAAACAACGATCGAGACGATTCCTAGGATATTTCCGTATTTACATGTAAAGCAACAACCCACAGAGTTTAGTCTTCATCCAAAAGATTTAAACGTTGGTCTTGTCTGGAGTTCAAGCCGTACCAATAAAGATTTTGCCAATAAATATACAGGTCTTTCAACGTATAAACCACTTTTAGATATCCCCCATATTGCGTGGTATTCGCTTCAAGTTGGGGAAGATGCTTTGGAAATAGAAAAAGAAGGTTTAGAAAATAAGATAGTCGATTTATCATCTTCCTTAATTGATTTTGCGGCTACTGCAAAGATCATTCAATCGCTTGATCTTGTTATTACCATGGATACAGCCGTAGCCCATTTGTGTGGAGCATTGCATAAAGAAGCATGGATATTAGTTCCAAAACCTGCCGATTGGCGATGGATGCAAGAAGGAGAAAAAACACCGTGGTATGAGAGTTTAATTTTATTCAGACAAGGTCTTCGCGATGATTGGGAACTCCCCATTAAAGCGATCAAAACACGATTAAAATCTTTTGCAAAAAAGCCCTAG